One stretch of Flavobacteriales bacterium DNA includes these proteins:
- a CDS encoding prolyl oligopeptidase family serine peptidase, producing MKNTLLILLGLFFFSNVALTQLKKQVITPEAYAEWKHIEAPQISNSGTIISYIPTPQKGDQQLIIENRILHKKRTIARGYQATVSSNEKWVTFKIKNYYDSIRSLKIKKTPKKKWPKDTLGIYLPHQDSIIYFSKVESYKTAKEADGNWIGILRTQNFKQGAKRKKKKRKKAPKATGKTLSIYNPTIGTLKHIANIQEYTINENGDSFFWSKKLCFNDTLDSTYVYKYNTSNDSETLISSQRGTIKKLVSSPDADQLSYLFSSDTTNEKAYEIHYWNSTLEKAVPITKINEGILSDQLSVSAHYSPYFSENGNYLFFKIGKRPKVKQKDTLTTDEKYRLDLWSWTDDRLQPQQLSSLKRDQKKADLFVFHTNNQSTVKVTDSTLKLQQLSKKHNEKYLLARSQTPYLKEMTWDGWYYDYYRISVETGEKTLLIEHQNDQVKLSPSGQSIAYYSQQDSAWYHLSISDKTRKKLTSGKHFHNQYHDIPGTSGSAGSLYWSQDEQYVFIGGQYDYWLISIDNLASQRLTSGYKSQTVYRYWKTTKEEEQFINLSDPIYFKTYNENTKKQGIARFAKNEIRQLFNHDKKIIFLEKSKNSEQVLMRASSFTLYPDLTLTDLSFSHFEQISNVNPQQEKYKWGTVELVSWKSYHQADSLSGLLYKPEGFDPSKTYPMIVYFYERNSHNLHRYYAPKPTASIVYPTEYVSNDYLVFIPDVKYEIGEPAQGAYDCIVSGTEALVKRFPYINSERIGLQGQSWGGYQTAQLITMTNRYRCAMAGAPVSNMFSAYGGIRWTSGLNRAFQYERGQSRIGQTIWDAPDLYIKNSPLFHLPKVNTPLLIMHNDGDGAVPWYQGIELFNGLRRLQKPVWMLNYNDDAHNLKRRANKVDLSIRMKAFFDYYLQDKEAPEWMQTGRKALLKNEENFHPY from the coding sequence ATGAAAAATACTCTTTTGATTCTTTTAGGACTCTTCTTTTTTTCTAATGTTGCGTTAACGCAATTAAAAAAACAAGTGATTACCCCAGAAGCATACGCTGAATGGAAACATATAGAAGCTCCACAAATTTCAAATTCAGGAACTATTATTTCTTATATCCCAACTCCACAAAAAGGAGATCAACAACTCATCATTGAAAATAGAATACTTCATAAAAAAAGAACTATAGCTCGAGGATATCAAGCTACAGTTTCCTCCAATGAAAAATGGGTTACTTTTAAAATTAAAAATTATTACGACTCCATACGTTCTTTAAAAATCAAGAAAACTCCTAAAAAGAAATGGCCTAAGGATACGTTAGGTATTTATCTTCCTCATCAAGATTCTATCATTTATTTTTCTAAAGTTGAATCCTATAAAACAGCTAAAGAAGCGGACGGAAATTGGATTGGAATATTGCGTACTCAAAATTTTAAACAGGGAGCAAAAAGAAAAAAGAAAAAAAGAAAAAAAGCCCCTAAAGCAACTGGAAAAACGCTCTCTATATACAACCCTACAATTGGAACACTAAAACACATTGCCAACATTCAAGAGTACACTATTAATGAAAATGGAGACTCGTTTTTTTGGTCGAAAAAACTTTGTTTTAATGACACGTTAGACTCCACTTATGTGTATAAGTACAATACTTCTAATGATTCTGAAACCCTTATCAGTAGTCAAAGGGGGACCATTAAAAAATTAGTTAGTTCACCTGATGCAGATCAACTGAGTTACTTATTTTCTTCGGACACCACCAATGAAAAAGCTTACGAAATTCATTATTGGAATTCAACCCTTGAAAAAGCGGTTCCAATCACTAAAATAAATGAGGGTATTCTATCTGATCAGCTATCAGTTAGTGCCCATTATTCTCCTTATTTCTCTGAAAATGGGAATTATCTTTTTTTTAAAATTGGTAAACGACCAAAAGTTAAGCAAAAAGATACCCTAACAACTGACGAAAAATATCGTCTAGATTTATGGAGTTGGACAGACGACCGTCTTCAGCCTCAACAATTGAGCAGTTTAAAAAGAGATCAAAAAAAAGCTGATTTATTTGTTTTTCATACCAACAATCAATCAACGGTAAAAGTAACTGATAGCACATTGAAACTTCAGCAACTTTCCAAAAAACACAATGAGAAATATCTTTTAGCAAGATCCCAAACACCATATCTAAAAGAAATGACATGGGATGGCTGGTATTATGATTATTACAGAATTTCAGTCGAAACGGGTGAAAAAACATTATTAATTGAACACCAAAATGACCAAGTAAAGCTATCTCCTTCTGGTCAATCAATAGCCTATTACTCTCAACAAGATTCAGCATGGTATCATCTTTCTATTAGCGATAAAACTAGAAAAAAATTAACTTCAGGTAAGCATTTCCACAATCAATATCATGATATACCTGGAACTTCAGGATCGGCTGGTTCTTTGTATTGGAGCCAAGATGAACAATATGTATTTATTGGAGGGCAATATGACTATTGGCTCATTTCCATTGATAATTTAGCTTCTCAGCGGTTAACTTCTGGCTACAAGAGCCAAACTGTATATCGTTATTGGAAGACCACTAAAGAAGAGGAACAATTTATAAATTTATCTGATCCTATTTATTTTAAGACCTACAATGAAAACACTAAAAAACAAGGAATTGCTCGATTCGCCAAAAATGAAATACGACAACTTTTTAACCATGATAAAAAAATCATCTTTTTAGAAAAATCCAAAAATAGCGAACAAGTGCTCATGAGAGCTTCTTCATTTACTCTTTATCCTGACCTTACGCTAACGGACTTAAGTTTCTCTCATTTTGAGCAGATCTCTAATGTCAATCCTCAACAAGAAAAATACAAATGGGGAACAGTTGAGCTGGTTTCTTGGAAAAGCTACCACCAAGCCGATTCTTTATCAGGGTTATTGTATAAACCTGAAGGTTTTGATCCTTCTAAAACCTATCCAATGATTGTTTATTTTTATGAACGTAACAGTCATAACTTACATCGCTATTATGCCCCCAAGCCAACAGCTTCGATTGTATATCCAACAGAATATGTAAGCAACGACTACCTTGTGTTTATTCCTGATGTAAAATATGAAATAGGAGAACCGGCGCAAGGTGCCTACGATTGTATCGTGAGTGGAACTGAAGCATTGGTCAAAAGGTTTCCATACATCAATAGTGAAAGAATAGGATTACAAGGGCAAAGTTGGGGTGGTTATCAAACTGCTCAACTCATCACAATGACCAATCGCTACAGGTGTGCAATGGCTGGTGCTCCTGTGAGCAATATGTTTAGTGCTTATGGTGGTATTCGTTGGACAAGTGGTCTAAACAGAGCTTTTCAGTATGAGCGAGGACAAAGTAGAATTGGACAAACGATTTGGGATGCTCCAGACTTGTATATCAAAAACTCTCCTTTATTTCATTTACCCAAGGTTAATACTCCTCTTTTAATCATGCATAACGATGGAGATGGGGCTGTTCCTTGGTATCAGGGAATTGAACTTTTTAATGGACTAAGGCGTCTACAAAAACCGGTATGGATGTTAAACTACAACGACGATGCACACAACCTAAAAAGAAGGGCCAATAAAGTAGACTTAAGCATTCGTATGAAAGCATTTTTTGACTATTATTTACAAGATAAAGAAGCCCCTGAATGGATGCAAACGGGCCGCAAAGCATTACTTAAAAATGAAGAGAACTTCCACCCTTATTAA
- a CDS encoding ABC transporter substrate-binding protein, with amino-acid sequence MRSFIYIFFAIFAITSCGGEETVEDTSTKGKSRQVKGSKVKYGGTLHLAESEKNTSLFPAEVIDATSTKIVSQIHNGLVRFDGNDLSVLPAIAKDWNISDSQLEYTFYLRQNVFFHDDPCFNEGKGRKVSAQDVKYSFELLSQPEFSLNFNALLKDKLKGASEFYEGQADQISGIKIINDSTVTLTLTNPNNSFIYGLAHVSTSIIAKEAFEKYGKAMKVGTGPFLYNEPVDGQKDIYLTFNPNFYLMDEEGNQLPYLDTVHFHFESSKIKELELFRKGKLSIIHGLPGSKIASVISEDIANFNQIPPKTILDRKPEMGVNYYEFNLTRLPFSNKKVRQAFCYAIDKSKISTNILKGQGNIAKHGITPKIPTFSSYDYNILEGYTYNPERAKKLLAEAGYPNGKNFPYTRLEVNNDGGMHRLVANEIVNQIKSTLGINIELDQVSFKDKIEHSKYAKAEIFRSGWVADFPSPESFLILCYGKNVPQSLEEPSHPNTMRYVNPVFDSLFHLGSVAKSKKESYDYFVQAEKILIEDAPLMPLWYNEDYYLRKSEIRNFKYNPMEYYDLAEVYIKTLTKEEVLENRKKAAHQEGL; translated from the coding sequence ATGAGAAGTTTTATTTATATATTTTTTGCCATTTTTGCCATTACGAGTTGTGGTGGTGAGGAAACAGTAGAAGATACTTCAACAAAAGGAAAATCTAGGCAGGTCAAAGGTTCTAAAGTAAAATATGGAGGTACTTTACATTTGGCCGAATCTGAAAAAAACACGTCTTTATTTCCAGCTGAAGTTATAGATGCTACATCTACTAAAATTGTTTCCCAAATACACAATGGCTTAGTTCGTTTTGATGGGAATGACTTATCTGTTTTACCTGCTATTGCTAAAGACTGGAATATTAGCGACTCGCAATTGGAATATACTTTTTACTTAAGACAAAATGTTTTCTTTCACGATGACCCGTGTTTTAATGAGGGGAAAGGGAGAAAAGTTTCAGCGCAAGATGTCAAATATTCGTTTGAATTGCTCTCTCAACCTGAGTTTTCTTTAAATTTTAATGCTTTATTGAAAGATAAATTAAAAGGGGCTTCTGAATTTTATGAAGGCCAAGCTGATCAAATAAGCGGAATCAAAATCATTAACGATTCTACCGTTACATTGACACTGACCAATCCAAACAACTCATTTATATACGGTTTAGCACACGTTTCAACATCTATCATTGCAAAAGAGGCTTTTGAGAAATATGGAAAGGCAATGAAAGTTGGTACAGGTCCATTTTTATATAACGAACCTGTTGATGGACAGAAAGACATCTACCTGACTTTTAATCCTAATTTTTATTTAATGGATGAAGAAGGAAATCAATTGCCATATTTAGATACCGTTCACTTCCATTTTGAGTCATCAAAAATTAAGGAATTGGAACTTTTTAGAAAAGGAAAGCTTTCAATTATCCATGGGTTACCAGGATCTAAAATAGCATCAGTGATCTCTGAAGACATTGCCAACTTTAATCAAATTCCACCTAAAACCATTTTGGATCGTAAACCAGAAATGGGGGTTAACTACTATGAGTTTAATTTGACAAGACTTCCTTTTAGCAATAAAAAAGTAAGACAAGCTTTTTGTTATGCTATTGATAAAAGTAAAATATCTACTAATATCTTAAAGGGTCAAGGAAATATTGCTAAACATGGAATAACACCTAAAATCCCAACATTTAGTAGTTATGACTACAACATACTGGAAGGTTATACTTATAATCCTGAAAGGGCTAAAAAACTCCTTGCTGAAGCGGGGTATCCTAATGGAAAAAACTTTCCATATACCAGACTAGAAGTTAATAATGATGGTGGTATGCATCGTTTAGTTGCCAACGAAATTGTTAATCAAATAAAAAGCACACTAGGCATTAATATTGAATTAGATCAAGTTTCATTTAAAGATAAAATAGAACATTCTAAATATGCAAAAGCTGAAATATTTAGATCTGGTTGGGTTGCAGATTTTCCATCTCCAGAATCATTTCTAATACTTTGTTATGGTAAAAATGTTCCTCAAAGTTTAGAAGAGCCCTCTCACCCTAATACTATGAGATATGTGAATCCTGTTTTTGATTCTTTATTTCATCTAGGATCTGTAGCAAAAAGCAAAAAAGAAAGCTATGACTATTTTGTACAAGCTGAAAAGATATTAATAGAAGATGCTCCATTAATGCCTTTATGGTACAATGAAGATTATTATTTACGAAAGTCAGAAATTAGAAATTTCAAGTATAACCCAATGGAATACTATGATTTAGCTGAAGTTTATATCAAAACTTTAACAAAAGAAGAAGTTTTGGAAAATAGAAAAAAAGCAGCACATCAAGAAGGGCTATAG
- a CDS encoding CPBP family intramembrane metalloprotease: protein MTKKKLLILGLVTLLGFTAIAFIIHYFTVESSFFSLFKSDYNMLLQIGVGAIYGTAVALIGWRVMQLPLLKPELAKYTAIFNGETLNFFTITFISLCAGIGEEIFFRGILQGYLGILLTSILFVAIHGYLNPKNWRISIYGLYMTLVIIGIGVMSNKLGLTAAITAHALIDFVLLYQTKNSYSPS from the coding sequence ATGACTAAAAAGAAATTATTAATATTAGGTCTAGTCACACTATTGGGCTTTACAGCTATAGCATTTATTATTCATTACTTTACTGTAGAGAGTAGTTTTTTTTCGCTTTTCAAATCAGATTATAACATGCTGCTTCAAATAGGAGTAGGAGCAATATATGGCACAGCAGTAGCTCTTATAGGTTGGAGAGTAATGCAGTTACCATTGTTAAAACCAGAATTAGCTAAATATACCGCAATCTTTAATGGAGAGACTCTTAACTTCTTTACCATTACCTTCATTAGCTTATGCGCTGGAATAGGGGAGGAAATATTTTTTAGGGGGATTCTACAAGGCTATTTAGGGATTCTACTAACCTCCATTTTATTTGTTGCAATTCATGGATATTTAAATCCTAAAAATTGGAGAATTTCAATTTATGGATTGTATATGACTTTAGTAATAATAGGAATTGGGGTAATGTCGAATAAACTGGGATTAACAGCAGCAATAACAGCTCATGCTTTGATAGACTTTGTATTACTGTATCAAACAAAAAATAGCTATAGCCCTTCTTGA
- a CDS encoding histidine kinase, which translates to MNRLLKIFLLLLFAKISVIAQQYSFINYSVEDGLAQTQVFDLESDTEGYVWVGTAGGVSRFDGESFVNFSTENGLIDNTVKEIVVHNESVWIASQYGITCVKNKKVVSWDLMSIAQGRGIASFTFDQSNSLWLAIKGKGVYKIPVIENQLNLTEIVHYSLDQKNLVKTIFCDNNGTVWAGGTNILGFFKDDLWNSDSTQNYHYSVTSFSQAKDGEIIYSTQSNGIFALDNQQITNIPFSKNFGTINHIYNDQQNRLWISTNSGAFLLEDQEVKHFTVKNGLINDRVKNIIEDREGNIWLGTDGGGIIRFTSDELVSYSKLDGLSSDYILSISEDVQNNIYFSTYGGGVNKFYDNKIEIINQKDGIGDNTIWASLTYLDSSLWFGTANGLSILKDNKLTTFKNVDWLPSNKILAIKKDEFNTIWVGTSKGVTKVGMGEVHKVYKYKENFPAKNVRTIENSLTNNIWLGTSSGVFEVDGDSIKALDFNESLQNKIVYSLKKVNDDLLLIGTGNGLYAYYKGDLKRIELHESFSANNINFIGIEDSNFVWVGTNYGIFELRTPDLFQTDKSAIHHYSTTNGLPSIETNLNAFYKDKRGFLWMGTSKGVVRYKRKRERQAKVLPTIKIDKVQLFLKDTDWKKHTNSINENTNLPVNLSVGYKKNYFTFFYKGISIKQNKELRYSVKLEGFDSEWSPIVTQQSITYTNLPHGAFTFKVKATNDGFNWSKPASFSFVIKKPFFLSWWFFMLLFVLMILIGGIIWKWQQRVSKRKALTQKLYYKSKLLALEQQTLNASMNRHFIFNSLNSIQYYINTKDRISANKYLTNFAKLIRKNLDSSVSGNNLVSLSDELERLALYLSLENMRFQSKFSYEINLSPAIDSDMIEVPPMFLQPYVENSIWHGILPLKRKGKIQINLSVKENKDIFIVIEDNGLGIDKSLENKNKDGHASKGMLITSGRLEILKKTTNQEFNIKGPYQLENDQKEILGTRVEITIKREKEKLF; encoded by the coding sequence GTGAATCGATTACTAAAAATATTTCTACTTCTTCTGTTTGCTAAAATTTCTGTCATTGCTCAGCAATACAGTTTTATTAATTATTCTGTAGAGGATGGTTTAGCTCAAACACAGGTATTTGACCTTGAATCAGATACTGAAGGTTATGTTTGGGTAGGTACTGCAGGAGGAGTCAGTCGATTTGATGGAGAAAGTTTTGTGAATTTTTCTACAGAAAATGGGTTGATAGATAACACTGTAAAAGAAATCGTAGTCCATAATGAAAGTGTATGGATTGCTTCTCAATATGGAATAACATGTGTAAAAAACAAGAAAGTAGTTTCTTGGGATTTAATGTCTATAGCTCAAGGTAGAGGTATAGCAAGTTTTACGTTTGATCAAAGTAATAGTTTATGGTTAGCAATAAAAGGAAAAGGGGTTTATAAAATTCCAGTGATAGAAAACCAATTAAACCTCACCGAAATTGTCCATTATTCTCTAGATCAAAAGAACTTAGTAAAAACCATCTTTTGTGATAATAATGGAACAGTATGGGCTGGTGGAACAAATATTCTTGGCTTTTTTAAAGATGATTTGTGGAATTCAGATTCTACTCAGAACTATCATTATAGTGTAACTAGTTTTAGTCAAGCCAAAGATGGCGAAATTATTTATTCTACTCAAAGCAATGGAATTTTTGCATTGGATAATCAACAAATAACAAACATTCCATTTAGTAAGAATTTTGGAACAATAAATCATATTTATAATGATCAACAAAACAGACTTTGGATTAGTACCAATTCAGGAGCTTTTTTGTTGGAAGATCAGGAAGTCAAACACTTTACCGTTAAAAACGGATTGATCAACGATAGAGTAAAAAATATTATTGAAGATCGAGAGGGAAATATTTGGTTAGGGACAGATGGAGGAGGAATTATACGTTTTACGAGTGATGAGTTAGTTAGTTACTCAAAGCTTGATGGTTTGAGTAGCGATTATATTCTATCTATTTCAGAGGATGTTCAAAATAATATCTACTTCTCTACTTATGGTGGAGGAGTGAATAAATTTTATGATAATAAAATTGAAATCATCAATCAAAAAGATGGAATAGGAGATAATACAATATGGGCTTCTCTAACTTATCTGGATTCTTCTTTATGGTTTGGAACAGCGAATGGTTTATCAATTCTAAAAGATAATAAGTTGACGACATTTAAGAATGTCGATTGGTTGCCATCAAATAAAATCTTAGCAATAAAAAAAGATGAGTTTAATACGATTTGGGTAGGAACTTCTAAAGGCGTAACTAAAGTAGGTATGGGGGAAGTGCATAAAGTTTATAAATACAAAGAAAACTTCCCAGCTAAAAACGTCAGAACCATCGAAAATTCATTAACAAATAATATTTGGTTAGGAACTTCATCTGGTGTTTTTGAAGTAGATGGAGATAGCATTAAAGCCCTTGATTTTAATGAGTCTTTACAAAATAAAATAGTTTATTCGTTAAAAAAGGTAAATGACGACTTATTGCTAATAGGTACAGGAAATGGACTATATGCATATTATAAAGGCGACTTAAAACGAATTGAGTTACATGAGTCATTTAGTGCTAACAACATCAACTTTATTGGAATAGAAGATTCTAATTTCGTATGGGTAGGAACAAATTATGGTATTTTTGAACTGCGAACCCCTGATCTATTTCAAACAGATAAAAGTGCAATTCACCACTACTCGACAACGAATGGACTTCCTAGTATTGAAACTAACTTAAATGCTTTTTATAAGGATAAGCGCGGCTTTTTATGGATGGGTACCAGTAAAGGTGTAGTTAGGTATAAACGAAAACGAGAAAGACAAGCAAAAGTATTACCTACCATTAAAATTGATAAGGTTCAATTATTCTTGAAAGATACAGATTGGAAAAAACATACTAACTCAATTAATGAAAATACCAACTTACCCGTTAATTTATCTGTTGGCTATAAAAAGAATTATTTTACGTTTTTTTATAAAGGAATTTCAATAAAACAAAATAAGGAGCTGAGATATAGTGTAAAACTAGAAGGGTTTGATTCTGAATGGTCTCCAATAGTCACACAACAATCAATTACCTATACCAATTTGCCTCATGGCGCTTTTACTTTTAAAGTAAAAGCAACAAACGATGGGTTTAATTGGAGTAAACCAGCTAGTTTTTCTTTTGTAATCAAGAAACCTTTTTTTCTTTCTTGGTGGTTTTTTATGTTATTGTTTGTGCTGATGATTTTGATTGGAGGAATTATTTGGAAATGGCAACAACGGGTGAGCAAACGAAAAGCATTGACCCAAAAGTTATACTATAAATCAAAACTTTTAGCTCTTGAACAGCAAACATTAAATGCTAGTATGAACAGACATTTTATCTTTAACTCATTAAATTCCATACAATATTATATCAATACAAAAGATCGGATATCAGCTAATAAATATTTAACCAATTTTGCAAAATTGATTCGGAAGAACTTAGATAGTTCAGTTTCAGGAAATAACCTGGTCTCTCTTTCTGATGAATTGGAACGCCTAGCACTTTATTTGTCGTTAGAAAATATGCGTTTTCAAAGTAAATTTAGCTATGAAATCAACCTCAGTCCTGCAATTGATTCTGATATGATTGAGGTGCCACCTATGTTTTTACAACCTTATGTAGAAAATAGTATTTGGCATGGAATTTTACCCCTAAAACGTAAAGGGAAAATTCAGATTAATTTATCTGTTAAAGAGAATAAAGATATTTTTATTGTTATTGAAGATAATGGTCTAGGAATAGATAAAAGTTTGGAGAATAAGAACAAAGATGGACACGCTTCTAAAGGAATGCTAATTACTTCAGGAAGATTAGAAATTCTGAAAAAAACAACGAATCAAGAGTTTAATATCAAAGGGCCTTATCAATTAGAAAATGATCAAAAAGAAATACTAGGAACTCGTGTAGAAATAACAATAAAAAGAGAAAAAGAGAAACTTTTTTAA
- a CDS encoding acyl-CoA dehydrogenase family protein: MSTDRYEAHDYYLMDDLLSDEHKLIRDSARAWVKKEVSPIIEDYYERADFPKQIIPGLGEIGGFGPYIPAEYGGAGLDQIAYGLIMQELERCDSGLRSTSSVQSSLVMYPIWKFGSEEQKQKYLPKLATGEFIGCFGLTEPDHGSNPGGMLSTIKDMGDHYLLNGAKMWISNAPFADLAVVWAKNEEGRIKGMVVERGMEGFETPEMHGKLSLRASATGELIFNNVKVPKENILPNKDGLGAPLQCLDSARYGIAWGAIGAALDCYDSALRYAKERIQFDKPIASFQLIQKKLAEMITEITKAQLLTFRLGQLRNDGKATSAQISMAKRNNVDMALKIAREARQIHGAMGITNEYSIMRHMANLESVVTYEGTHDIHLLITGMDITGIPAFK, translated from the coding sequence ATGAGTACAGATAGATACGAAGCACATGATTACTATTTAATGGATGATTTATTATCAGATGAGCATAAATTAATTAGAGATTCAGCTCGTGCATGGGTTAAAAAAGAAGTTAGCCCAATTATCGAAGATTATTACGAGAGAGCAGATTTTCCTAAACAAATTATTCCTGGACTAGGAGAAATAGGAGGTTTTGGACCATATATTCCTGCTGAGTATGGAGGAGCAGGATTAGACCAAATAGCTTATGGTTTAATTATGCAAGAGTTAGAAAGATGTGATTCTGGTTTAAGGTCTACATCTTCTGTACAAAGTTCTTTAGTAATGTATCCAATTTGGAAATTTGGTTCTGAGGAACAAAAACAAAAATATTTGCCAAAATTAGCAACAGGAGAATTTATAGGATGCTTTGGTTTAACTGAACCAGACCATGGATCAAACCCTGGAGGAATGTTGTCGACTATTAAAGATATGGGAGACCATTACCTACTAAATGGAGCTAAAATGTGGATTTCAAACGCTCCTTTTGCTGATCTTGCAGTAGTATGGGCAAAAAATGAAGAAGGAAGAATTAAAGGAATGGTAGTAGAGAGAGGAATGGAAGGGTTTGAAACTCCTGAAATGCACGGTAAACTATCTTTAAGAGCTTCTGCAACTGGAGAATTAATCTTTAATAATGTAAAAGTTCCTAAAGAGAATATTTTACCAAATAAAGATGGTTTAGGTGCTCCTTTACAATGTCTAGACAGTGCTAGATATGGAATTGCTTGGGGAGCTATTGGAGCAGCTTTAGATTGTTATGATTCAGCTTTAAGATATGCTAAAGAACGTATTCAGTTTGATAAGCCAATTGCAAGTTTTCAACTAATTCAAAAGAAGCTGGCGGAAATGATTACCGAAATTACAAAAGCTCAATTGTTAACTTTTAGATTAGGGCAACTTAGAAACGATGGAAAAGCTACATCAGCCCAAATATCTATGGCGAAGCGTAATAACGTTGACATGGCCTTAAAAATAGCTAGAGAAGCTCGTCAAATACATGGAGCAATGGGAATTACCAATGAGTATTCGATCATGCGTCATATGGCTAATCTAGAGTCTGTAGTTACTTATGAAGGTACACACGATATTCATTTATTAATTACAGGTATGGATATTACAGGAATTCCAGCATTTAAATAA
- a CDS encoding M20 family metallopeptidase, translating into MKEQLKFKIKALVDECSNDIIKIRHHLHQYPELSFKEYHTAKYIAKVLEDFGIEHQTGIVETGIVGEIKGKNPNKKVIALRADIDALPIQETSKVKFSSKNDGVMHACGHDFHTASLLGTLYILKQLKDSFEGTIKFLFQPGEELLPGGAKLMIAEGVLENPQVQSITGQHVYPDLETGTIGIKSGTYMASADEIYFTVKGKGGHGALPHLSIDPIVITSHIIVALQQIVSRNCSPYTPAVLSFGDIQGHGATNIIPNEVKVKGTFRTFDEEWREEAHGKMIKMAEGIADAMGATCEFEVRKGYPVLENDSELTDLNKKSAIEYLGEENVVELGLRMTAEDFAYYSHEVPACFYRIGTANQKKNIGGALHHGNLTIDDEALNVAMGLMAYLSIQQLAYK; encoded by the coding sequence ATGAAAGAACAACTGAAATTTAAAATAAAAGCATTGGTAGATGAATGCAGTAATGATATTATTAAAATAAGACATCACTTGCATCAATACCCAGAATTGTCTTTTAAAGAATATCATACTGCGAAGTATATTGCTAAAGTTCTGGAAGATTTTGGTATTGAACACCAAACAGGAATTGTAGAAACAGGAATTGTAGGTGAAATTAAAGGTAAGAACCCCAATAAAAAAGTGATCGCTCTTAGAGCAGATATTGATGCATTACCTATTCAAGAAACTTCAAAAGTTAAATTTAGTTCAAAAAATGATGGTGTAATGCACGCGTGTGGACACGATTTTCATACAGCATCTCTGTTAGGAACACTATATATTCTTAAGCAGTTAAAGGATAGTTTTGAAGGGACAATAAAGTTCCTATTTCAACCAGGAGAAGAATTATTACCTGGAGGAGCTAAATTAATGATAGCAGAAGGGGTTTTAGAAAATCCCCAAGTTCAAAGTATCACAGGGCAACATGTATATCCAGATTTAGAGACAGGAACAATAGGAATTAAGTCAGGAACATACATGGCTTCGGCAGATGAGATTTATTTTACAGTCAAAGGAAAAGGAGGCCATGGAGCTCTTCCACATCTTTCAATTGACCCAATAGTGATTACCTCACATATTATTGTAGCCCTTCAACAAATTGTAAGCCGAAACTGTAGCCCATATACACCAGCAGTACTTTCTTTCGGAGATATTCAAGGACATGGAGCAACGAATATTATCCCGAATGAAGTGAAAGTTAAAGGAACCTTTAGAACTTTTGATGAAGAGTGGAGGGAAGAAGCGCATGGAAAAATGATAAAAATGGCTGAGGGTATAGCTGACGCAATGGGAGCAACATGTGAGTTTGAAGTGAGAAAAGGGTATCCAGTTCTTGAAAACGATTCAGAACTAACAGATTTGAATAAAAAATCGGCAATAGAATATCTTGGAGAAGAAAATGTTGTAGAACTAGGTTTACGGATGACAGCAGAAGATTTTGCATATTATTCTCATGAAGTTCCCGCTTGTTTTTATAGAATTGGAACAGCTAACCAAAAGAAAAATATTGGAGGAGCTTTACACCATGGAAACTTAACAATAGATGATGAGGCGCTAAATGTTGCTATGGGATTAATGGCATACCTTTCAATTCAACAATTAGCATATAAATAA